Within Dysgonomonas sp. HDW5A, the genomic segment TCTTTTCATAAGAGACTAAAATTGAGGTCTCAGACCTTTTATTTTTTAATTCTGTAATCGAGTGCCGGCTTTCTATCGTCTAGCAAATCAATATAATTGAAATTGCCGAAGCAGCGTTTTGCCAGCTATTTTTATCCTACAAAATTAAGATTCGCATTCTCCCTAAGAAATACCATATATATGGTATTTTAATCGCATATTTTAGCTAGTGCTAATCTTGACTATCTATTATGTTATAGACTGAGTTATTATCTTATTATTTTTGTGTTTACTTCTTTTCGTATTGGATGTTGAGATATCCGGATTTCGGCGATTTGTAAATAGTTATTATAGCTCTCACTTTTTTTGAATAAGATATCATACACTCTGAAATGTTTAAGATAGTATAAAGAGATGTTTTTTTTCAGAATCAGTTATTTTGTGTGATATCTAAAGTTGTGCAAATTTATTATATACAAAAAAAAGGATGACTTCTTTTAGAAATCATCCTTCTCTTATATGAAAATAATATTACTTCACTTCTTCAAAATCAACATCGGTCACATCTCCGTCATTGTTTGGTTGTGCGCCTCCTTGATTTGGGTTAGCTTGTTGATTTGGATCAGCTGCCCCACCTGTTGCATTGTACATTTCTTGGCTCAAAGCTTGAAATAATGTATTTAATTCAGCCATTGCTGTATCCAATGCAGGGATATCTTGTGCTTTGTGAGCATCTTTTACTTTGTTCAAAGCAGCTTCGATAGGAGCTTTTTTGTCAGCAGGAATCTTATCTCCAAGTTCAGCTAATTGTTTTTCTGTTTGGAAAATCAATGTATCAGCTTGATTCATCTTGTCGATTCTTTCTTTTTCTTTTTGATCTGATTCTGCATTAGCCGCAGCTTCGTCCTTCATTCTTTGGATTTCAGCATCGCTTAATCCCGAAGAAGCTTCGATACGGATAGATTGCTCTTTTCCGGTTGCTTTGTCTTTCGCTGATACTTTCAAGATACCATTTGCGTCAATATCGAAAGTTACTTCGATTTGAGGTACACCACGTTGTGCTGGTGGCAGACCGTCAAGGTTGAATACCCCGATTTGTTTGTTGTCTTTAGCTAACGGACGTTCTCCTTGCAATACATTGATTTGTACTGATGGCTGATTGTCTGCTGCTGTAGAGAATGTTTCGCTCTTACGAGTTGGGATAGTTGTGTTAGACTCGATTAATTTAGTCATTACACCACCCATTGTTTCGATACCTAACGAAAGTGGAGTTACATCAAGTAACAATACATCTTTTACATCTCCTGTTAATACACCGCCTTGGATAGCTGCACCTACTGCAACCACTTCATCGGGGTTAACACCTTTTGATGGAGCTTTTCCGAAGAATTTTTCTACTTCAGCTTGTACAGCAGGAATACGAGTCGATCCACCTACTAGAATAACTTCATCGATGTCTGAAGTTGAATATCCTGCATCTTGAAGAGATTTGCGACATGGTTCGATACATGCACGAATCAAGCTGTCGGCCAATTGTTCGAATTTAGCACGAGTCAATGTTTTAACCAAGTGTTTTGGCATTCCATTAACAGGCATAATGTATGGTAAATTGATCTCAGTAGATGTTGCACTCGAAAGTTCGATTTTGGCTTTTTCAGCAGCCTCTTTCAAACGTTGAAGAGCCATAGCGTCTTTGCGTAAATCAAGACCTTCATCTTTTAAAAATTCTTCAGCTAACCAGTCGATAATAACTTGGTCAAAATCGTCACCACCTAAGTGAGTATCTCCATTAGTCGATTTCACTTCAAAAACACCATCACCTAATTCTAGGATCGAAATATCGAATGTACCACCTCCAAGGTCAAATACAGCGATTTTCATTTCGTGTTTTTTATCCAAGCCATAAGCAAGAGCAGCAGCAGTAGGTTCGTTTACGATACGTTGAACTTTAAGACCTGCAATTTCTCCGGCTTCTTTAGTTGCCTGACGTTGTGCATCGTTAAAGTAAGCTGGTACAGTAATAACTGCATCTGTAACTTCTTGACCTAAATAATCTTCGGCAGTTTTCTTCATTTTTTGAAGAATCATAGCCGATATTTCTTGAGGAGTATAAAGACGACCGTCAATATCTACACGAGGTGTATTGTTGTCTCCTTTTACTACTTGATATGGTACACGGTGTACTTCACCGGCTACCTGATCCCAAGTTTCTCCCATAAATCTTTTGATAGAGAAGATGGTTTTCTCAGGGTTTGTGATAGCTTGACGTTTAGCGGGATCTCCTACTTTACGTTCTCCACCTTCGATGAACGCAACAATAGAAGGTGTAGTTCTTTTTCCTTCGTTGTTAGCGATAACGATTGGTTCGTTACCTTCCAATACAGCAACACAAGAGTTTGTGGTACCTAAGTCTATTCCTATTATCTTTCCCATTTTTAAATTATATATTTATTGTTATTTTATTATTTCTTTACTTATAAGATGTCGTTTTGTGACGACACTAGAGGATAAACAAATGTTGTGCCAAAAAATGAGAAAGAACGAAGTGTGACAAAGTGACAGAATGTTTTTTTCTATTAGTAAAGCAAGTGTATGACCTAGTTTGGAGGTAGGTCAGAATGGAAAGAAGCATACATTGGAAAGGTTATATGCAATACTTATCTTATTCAATAAGGGTTGAATGGTTAAATGATAGTTAAATATGTTGTTTTAAAGTGTTGTTTGTCAGTATTACTAACAGGTATGTATGTTAGGAACTAGCTTGTAAGAGAATTTTTGTATATATACATTTGCCCACACAATGATAAACAAAATCAAACATTATGACAACAGAAATAAATAAAGCGAAAATGTATCGTTTTGTAGAATTTATAAATACTGCAGACGAGAGACTTTCAAAGGAGTTGATTTCGGAGGATGCTATATTTTATGCACCAACAAGTCCTGATCTTATAAAAGGACCGGCAGGTTATATTTCAATTATTGAATTGATGCGTAGCGGTTTTCCTGATGTTCAATGGTTATTGGAAGAGATGGTTGCGGAGGGAAATACTGTTGCTGCGCGTTTTGTTTTGGAAGGAACGCATCAAGGGGTGTTTTTTGGAATAGCACCCACGGGAAAAAAGATCAAAGTTCAGGCATTGAATTTCTATTATTTCTTGAATGGTAAAATCATTAAGGAATATGGACAGCCTGATTTGCTCGGTTTATTGCATCAGATAGGAGCAACTTCTGTATAGGATTAATAAAAAAAGGTTGTGTCAAACGTATTGACACAACCTTTTTTTCTATTTAAAACTTTAGGGTCTTGTGACCTTATTTTTTAGGAGAGGCCGCATGTCTTGCATTCAGCATCTCAATAACTTTGTTCGTGATATTATATTTTTCTTTAGCATAAAGAACATTATCTAAACCTGAATTGCTAAAGATGATATGATAATTAGCTGTCTTGTTAAATTCTTTTATGCAAAGTCTTACAGAATCTGCCAACTGATTGTTAACTCTGATTTGTTCCATAGTCAATTCATTATCTAAACGACCTGCGGTTTGTTCAAGTTCCGCTCCCAGTTTTTGGATGCGTGCAGCTTCTTGTTCGGCACGTTCTTGACTAAGAAATGCGTTATTTTGGTATTTACGTTGAAACTCTTGTTGTTCGCTAACCAATTGTTTTTGTTTTTGATTGATGGAAGCTCTCGAAGCTTCAGTTTTTTTCATAAGTGCATCACTTGCTTCTTTAGCATATTGGTAGTTTGTTAAAACACTATCAATATTTACATAAGCAATAGGTAAAGTTACAGTAGTGTCATTTTCAAATTTAAGAGATGTTACATTCTCTGAATTTGTTTTGGTCTTAAAGAATAGAATAAAAAGTATTATGATAGCAACAGCTAAAATACCATTTATTACAAGAGAAAGATTTTTCATATAAATAACTTAATGTTGATGACTAAAATATAATGTTACTAGTATCTATTATTATTTTGTTCCGCAAAAATAGAATCAAATTTTAAATTTCTATCATTTTATTCCACAATAAATGAAATTAAGACCTAAAAATCTTTATTGCAGCACAAAAACTGTTTTTTATTCGAAGCACAAAGATAGACCTAATAGTTGGAGATGGTATTCAGACTAACTATAAAAGATGTGAAAAAGTTTGTGTATGCTTGTGTATTTCTCTACTTTTATAGTAATAAATAAGGTGTATTACATGAAAGATTTAATAAATTAGATAGTATGACAATAAATGATCTGAAACCCCATATTGTTTGGAAATATTTTCATGAACTGACTCAGGTTCCAAGACCTTCTAAAAAAGAAGAGAAAGTAATAGCCTATTTGCTTGACTTTGCAAAAATACATAACCTTGAAGTTAGAAAGGATGATGTAGGCAATGTGCTCATTACCAAACCTGCAACTAAAGGAAAAGAAAAACTTCCTACTGTTATTCTTCAAGGACACGTTGACATGGTGTGTGAAAAGAATAGTGGAACGGTACACGACTTTGATAATGACCCTATTGAAACGTATGTGGATGGAGATTGGCTAAAGGCTAAAGGTACAACCTTAGGTGCAGATAATGGCGTGGGGGTAGCAGCTGCGTTAGCTATACTTGCTTCGGACGATATAGAGCATGGAAGGTTGGAGTGTCTGTTTACTGTAGATGAAGAAACTGGTCTTACTGGAGCTTATGCTTTGGGGCAAGATTTTCTGACAGGAGATATTCTGATCAATCTTGATACTGAGGAAGAAGGCGAGCTTTACATTGGTTGTGCCGGAGGAAAAGGTACAAATGCCACTTTTAAATATACAGAATGCGAAACTCCAATGAATCAGTTCTGGTTTAAGTTGGATGTCAAAGGATTGAACGGAGGTCACTCGGGTGCAGAAATACATAAGGGACTTGGCAATGCTAATAAGATATTGAACCGTTTCTTGTGGACTATCTCCCGTAAGATGGAAGTGCGTCTAGCTACTATTTCGGGCGGAAACTTACACAACGCAATTGCACGTGAGGCTTCGGCTGTGGTAGGTGTTCCTGTTGGAGATAAAGATAGAGTAGTAGCATTATTGAATGTATTTATTGCTGAAATCGAAGACGAATTGAAAGTGGTAGATCCTAATGTTCAGATTCAGATTGAGTCTACCGACGAGCCTCAAACTGTAATAGATGAGAAAACTACTTGTGGCTTATTAAACTCTATTTGTGTATGCCCTCATGGGGTTTTGGCTATGAGTCACGATGTGCCGGGTCTGGTTGAAGCATCTACAAATCTGGCCTCAGTGAAAATGAAAGAGAATAATACAATTGTAATTGGTACCAGCCAACGTAGTTCTACAGAATCTCTGAAAAATTATGCTGCCAATATGGTGAATGCCGCCTTTACTTTAGGAGGTGCAAAAGTGGAACATAGCGAAGGATATCCGGGATGGAAACCTAATCCCGATTCTCAGATTTTAAAAGTAGCACAAGAATCATTTAAAAGACTATATGGTAAAGATCCCGAGGTAAAAGCTATTCATGCCGGTTTGGAGTGTGGTTTGTTCCTTCAGAAATATCCTCATTTGGATATGGTTTCCTGTGGTCCTACCATTACTGATGCTCACTCTCCTGCCGAGCAGGTAAATATTCCATCGGTAGATAAGTGGTGGAGGCTGTTGCTTGATGTATTGAAAAATATTCCTGAAAAGAAATAAGGGGTCGTAAGCTTTACGGTCAACAAATAATAAAAGGTCTGAGACCTTCAATATATGTAATAAGATATAGGACAAGGTAAACTTTGTCCTATATTTGTCTATTATAGAAATAAAAAATTAAAATGTTATGGGAAAAATGAAAGTAGAAATATGGTCGGATATAGCTTGTCCGTATTGTTATATAGGAAAACGTAAATTTGAAAATGCTTTGGCTAAATTTCCTCATGCAGATGAGATCGAATTAGTATGGCACAGTTATGAGTTGAATCCCGATTTACCTAAAAAGCCATTCGGAAAATCGTATTATGAATATTTTGCCGGTATACATCATTCAACAGTGGAGGAGGCAAAAGCCGATTTGCAGGAATTGGTCGATCTGGCAAAAGAAGTTGGCTTGGATTACCATTTCGAAAAACTAGTGGTTGCCAATACTTCGGATGCTTTAAGGTTGATCAAGTTGGCTAAAAAACATAAACTGGCTGATGAGGCAGAAGAAGTTCTCTTTAAAGCTTATTTTGTAGATGGTGAAGATATTAGTGATAAAGCTACTTTGGTGCGTCTCGGAACGGGTATTGGTTTGCCTGAAGACGACATAATGGCTTTGTTGAATGGAGATGAGTTTATTATAGATATTGAAGCTGATATCAGATTCAGTGAAGATGAATTGGATCTCGAATATATTCCTTTTTACTTGTTTAATGGCAGAGACATCATACAAGGTTCCTTAGCTGACGAA encodes:
- the dnaK gene encoding molecular chaperone DnaK, whose product is MGKIIGIDLGTTNSCVAVLEGNEPIVIANNEGKRTTPSIVAFIEGGERKVGDPAKRQAITNPEKTIFSIKRFMGETWDQVAGEVHRVPYQVVKGDNNTPRVDIDGRLYTPQEISAMILQKMKKTAEDYLGQEVTDAVITVPAYFNDAQRQATKEAGEIAGLKVQRIVNEPTAAALAYGLDKKHEMKIAVFDLGGGTFDISILELGDGVFEVKSTNGDTHLGGDDFDQVIIDWLAEEFLKDEGLDLRKDAMALQRLKEAAEKAKIELSSATSTEINLPYIMPVNGMPKHLVKTLTRAKFEQLADSLIRACIEPCRKSLQDAGYSTSDIDEVILVGGSTRIPAVQAEVEKFFGKAPSKGVNPDEVVAVGAAIQGGVLTGDVKDVLLLDVTPLSLGIETMGGVMTKLIESNTTIPTRKSETFSTAADNQPSVQINVLQGERPLAKDNKQIGVFNLDGLPPAQRGVPQIEVTFDIDANGILKVSAKDKATGKEQSIRIEASSGLSDAEIQRMKDEAAANAESDQKEKERIDKMNQADTLIFQTEKQLAELGDKIPADKKAPIEAALNKVKDAHKAQDIPALDTAMAELNTLFQALSQEMYNATGGAADPNQQANPNQGGAQPNNDGDVTDVDFEEVK
- a CDS encoding ester cyclase translates to MTTEINKAKMYRFVEFINTADERLSKELISEDAIFYAPTSPDLIKGPAGYISIIELMRSGFPDVQWLLEEMVAEGNTVAARFVLEGTHQGVFFGIAPTGKKIKVQALNFYYFLNGKIIKEYGQPDLLGLLHQIGATSV
- a CDS encoding OmpH family outer membrane protein — its product is MKNLSLVINGILAVAIIILFILFFKTKTNSENVTSLKFENDTTVTLPIAYVNIDSVLTNYQYAKEASDALMKKTEASRASINQKQKQLVSEQQEFQRKYQNNAFLSQERAEQEAARIQKLGAELEQTAGRLDNELTMEQIRVNNQLADSVRLCIKEFNKTANYHIIFSNSGLDNVLYAKEKYNITNKVIEMLNARHAASPKK
- a CDS encoding aminoacyl-histidine dipeptidase — protein: MTINDLKPHIVWKYFHELTQVPRPSKKEEKVIAYLLDFAKIHNLEVRKDDVGNVLITKPATKGKEKLPTVILQGHVDMVCEKNSGTVHDFDNDPIETYVDGDWLKAKGTTLGADNGVGVAAALAILASDDIEHGRLECLFTVDEETGLTGAYALGQDFLTGDILINLDTEEEGELYIGCAGGKGTNATFKYTECETPMNQFWFKLDVKGLNGGHSGAEIHKGLGNANKILNRFLWTISRKMEVRLATISGGNLHNAIAREASAVVGVPVGDKDRVVALLNVFIAEIEDELKVVDPNVQIQIESTDEPQTVIDEKTTCGLLNSICVCPHGVLAMSHDVPGLVEASTNLASVKMKENNTIVIGTSQRSSTESLKNYAANMVNAAFTLGGAKVEHSEGYPGWKPNPDSQILKVAQESFKRLYGKDPEVKAIHAGLECGLFLQKYPHLDMVSCGPTITDAHSPAEQVNIPSVDKWWRLLLDVLKNIPEKK
- a CDS encoding DsbA family protein, whose protein sequence is MGKMKVEIWSDIACPYCYIGKRKFENALAKFPHADEIELVWHSYELNPDLPKKPFGKSYYEYFAGIHHSTVEEAKADLQELVDLAKEVGLDYHFEKLVVANTSDALRLIKLAKKHKLADEAEEVLFKAYFVDGEDISDKATLVRLGTGIGLPEDDIMALLNGDEFIIDIEADIRFSEDELDLEYIPFYLFNGRDIIQGSLADEEYAEVLNKSYDFWKQNGASKGGGGDRHKGRACSPDGTCSI